The following coding sequences lie in one Populus nigra chromosome 15, ddPopNigr1.1, whole genome shotgun sequence genomic window:
- the LOC133674358 gene encoding fructose-bisphosphate aldolase 6, cytosolic: MSCFKTKYADELIKNAAYIGTPGKGILAADESTGTIGKRLSSINVENVEENRRALRELLFCAPGALQYLSGVILFEETLYQKTASGKPFVDVLKEGGVLPGIKVDKGTVELAGTNGETTTQGLDGLGQRCAKYYEAGARFAKWRAVLKIGANEPSELAIHENAYGLARYAVICQENGLVPIVEPEILVDGSHDIEKCAAVTERVLAACYKALNDHHAILEGTLLKPNMVTPGSDAPKVAHEVIAEYTVRALQRTVPPAVPAIVFLSGGQSEEEATLNLNAMNKLNTKKPWSLSFSFGRALQQSTLKAWAGKPENVGKARAALLARCKANSEATLGTYKGDATLGEGASESLHVKDYKY, encoded by the exons ATGTCTTGCTTCAAGACCAAATACGCTG ATGAACTCATTAAGAATGCTGCCTACATTGGCACCCCTGGGAAGGGTATCTTAGCTGCTGATGAGTCAACTGGCACAATTGGCAAGCGTCTATCCAGTATTAATGTTGAGAATGTCGAGGAAAACAGGCGAGCCCTTCGTGAGCTCCTTTTCTGCGCCCCTGGTGCTCTTCAATACCTCAGCGGAGTTATTCTCTTTGAGGAAACTCTCTACCAAAAGACTGCATCAG GCAAGCCCTTCGTTGATGTCTTGAAGGAAGGTGGTGTTCTCCCTGGTATCAAGGTTGACAAGGGTACCGTTGAGCTTGCTGGCACAAACGGTGAGACCACAACTCAGGGTCTTGATGGCCTTGGCCAGCGTTGCGCAAAGTACTACGAAGCTGGTGCACGTTTCGCCAAATGGCGTGCTGTGCTCAAGATTGGTGCCAATGAGCCATCTGAGCTGGCCATCCATGAGAATGCCTATGGTCTAGCCAGATATGCCGTCATCTGCCAGGAAAATGGCTTGGTCCCCATTGTAGAGCCTGAAATCTTGGTTGATGGTTCTCACGATATTGAGAAGTGTGCTGCAGTAACAGAGCGTGTTCTTGCTGCATGCTACAAAGCTCTCAATGATCACCATGCCATACTTGAGGGCACTCTCTTGAAGCCGAACATGGTTACTCCTGGATCAGATGCTCCCAAAGTTGCACATGAGGTTATTGCCGAGTACACAGTCCGTGCACTTCAACGTACTGTGCCCCCTGCAGTTCCTGCTATTGTATTCTTGTCTGGTGGCCAGAGTGAGGAGGAGGCCACCCTCAACCTCAATGCCATGAACAAACTAAACACCAAGAAGCCATGGTCTCTATCCTTTTCCTTTGGACGTGCTCTTCAGCAGAGTACCCTCAAGGCCTGGGCTGGCAAGCCGGAGAATGTGGGGAAGGCTCGTGCTGCATTGCTTGCCAGATGCAAAGCTAACTCAGAGGCTACTCTTGGTACGTACAAGGGTGATGCCACTCTTGGTGAGGGTGCCTCAGAGAGCCTCCACGTCAAGGACTACAAGTACTAA
- the LOC133674077 gene encoding transcription factor bHLH146-like, with protein MEEQMSAKRRCVFPLEPSLIGQTMFVRTYVSHLVPALTKIKTCRLVDDNYGHDSELDESVRYEVDMALVMSAPGFAWSRALKSRLHKNTNGGRFHDSSIHHHASLRHLSMHGPSILKNDADNHSSPNVTSHKRASPSPNGKPKINKRLKRARSKKEAAEQSEEEQIGSRLASLRSLMPGGNDMGVDELFSDMGSYITSLEMQVNILRCLVDSQY; from the coding sequence ATGGAGGAACAGATGAGTGCTAAACGGAGATGTGTATTTCCTCTTGAGCCAAGCTTGATAGGGCAAACAATGTTTGTTAGGACTTACGTGAGCCATTTGGTTCCAGCTCTGACGAAGATAAAAACATGCAGGCTAGTAGATGACAATTATGGCCATGATTCTGAGCTAGACGAAAGTGTGAGATATGAAGTAGACATGGCATTGGTGATGTCCGCCCCAGGGTTTGCTTGGAGTCGAGCCTTGAAAAGCAGGCTTCACAAGAATACGAATGGTGGTAGATTTCATGACTCTTCCATCCATCACCATGCCTCATTGAGACATCTTTCAATGCATGGCCCAAGCATTCTGAAAAACGATGCGGATAATCATTCCTCACCAAATGTAACTTCTCATAAGAGAGCTTCCCCAAGCCCTAATGGTAAGCCCAAGATTAACAAGAGATTAAAGAGGGCCAGAAGCAAGAAAGAAGCTGCAGAGCAAAGTGAGGAAGAGCAGATCGGAAGCCGGCTGGCCAGTCTAAGATCTCTCATGCCGGGAGGGAATGACATGGGCGTTGATGAATTGTTTAGCGACATGGGAAGTTATATAACAAGTCTTGAGATGCAGGTGAACATTCTTCGTTGCCTAGTGGACTCACAGTATTAA